GGGGTCGACGGTGGTGAAGGTGACGTTGCGGGCGTCGAGTTCGTCCACCAGCCCGTGGTACAGTTCGAAATCCGTCGTGGCGACGACGAGCACAGCCGAGATACGGGGTCGGCGACGAAAAGCGCCGCGGGAAGCGGGTGTTTTTCGGCGATGCCGCCGAAGCAGGCGTGTGAGCGAGCCGATTCCGACGGGGTGTGCGAGCATCGACGACCTGCTGGGCGGGGGGTTCGAGCGCGGAGCCGTCACGCAGGTGTACGGCCCACCCGCGGCCGGCAAGACGAATCTCGCACTCGCCGCCGCCACGGAGGTCGCCGCCGGTGGCGCGAAGAGCCTCTACATCGACACCGAGGGCGTCTCCGTCGACCGGTTCGAGCAGCTCGCCGCCGCCCACGCCCGCGACGGCCAAACGCTCGAGGATATCGCCGGCCGGGTCATCATCTCTGACGCGCTCGACTTTCAGGAGCAGGAGGAGGCCGTCCGCGACGCCGAGGCCTTCGCCGACCAAGTCGACCTCATCGTGCTCGACTCCGCGACCGGCTTCTACCGGCTCGAACGCGACAGCGACGACGGCGGCGAGACCCTCCGGACGGTGGCGCGCCAGATTACGCATCTGCTCTCGCTGGCGCGCAAACACGACATCGCCGTCGTCGCGACGAATCAGGTGTTCACCGACCCCGACAGCGACTCCGACCGCGTGAAACCGCTCGGCGGGAACACCCTCACCCACTGGTCGGGGGTCGTCCTCCGGGTCGAGCGGTTCCGCGGCGGGATTCGCCGCGCCACCCTGGAGAAACACCGGTCGAAGCCCGCCGGTGAGACGGCCCGGTTCAGGATTACCGGCGACGGGTTGGAGGCCGTCGAGGAGTAGCTTATCGGGAGTCGCGCGCCGTCAGCGTCCCCACGTCGACGCGCACGAGCACGTCGTCGGGGTCGAAGGTGAGTTTCTCGCCCGCGACGCCCCACGCTTCGGGGTCGTCGCCGTCGAGGTACTCGGGGAAGATGCGGCGGGCCGCGTCGTTGATTTCGGCCACGTCCTCGCTGACGGTGGCGGTGCCGCGAATCGAGACGTGCCAGCGTTCCTCGGGGTTGCGAACCGAGAGCGCGACCTTCGGATTCTCGCGGATATCGGCCACCTTCTGGCCCTTACCGAGGAACTCGATGACCTCGCGGTCGGGGTCGTAGGCGTACCAGACGGGCGAGACCCGCGGTTCGTCGGCCGTCGTGGTGGCGACGTGGGCCACGTAGGCGGTGTCGGTCACCAGCTCGGCGGCGTCGGTGTCGAGTGCCATACCGGCGGTACGCCCGCCCGGCGCAAGAAGAGCGAAGAATCGGCTCGTCTTGCCGGGTTCCCGACGGGCTATGTGACCGACTCGCGAGGGAGAGACATGGACAGTCCACTCGCCAACGAGGTCGTCGTCGGGAAAATCGAGTCGGCCGAGGTGTTCGAGACCGCGCGGAAACCGAAGCTCGCGAAGCTCGACATCGACCTCGGTGACGAACGCGCACAGTCGGCCGCCCAGCTGCTGTACCACCACGACATTGACGACCTCCCGGGGACGCGTGTCCTCTGTGTGACCGACCTCGGGACGGTGAACATCGCCGGCTACACGTCGGAAGTACTCACGGTCGGCGTGCCGGGCGAGGACGGGAACCCAGTGCTCGTCACGCCCTCGAAGGACGTGCCTCTCGGCGGCGAACTCTACTAAGTTGAAACGACGACAGGGAGCTACTCCTCCGCGACGGCGGTCTGCATCGCCTCGGAGTTGAACGCCTCGCCGATCTCGCCCTTGTTGTCGGCGACGATGATACCGGCCGTCGAGCCGGTGAGGTCGGCGAACTCCTCCATCGCGAGGTCGGCCGCGTCGCTCGCGGTGCGACCCATCTCTAAGTGGTCGACCGCGCGGCGCGCGAGCGTGACGCGGGCGATATCCTCACCGGCCCCGGTCGCACTCGCGCCACCGGCACGAGTCGCGTAAAACCCCGCCCCGACCTGCGGTACGTCGCCGACGCGCCCCGCGAGCGCGAGCCACCGACCGCCCGTCGAGGTGGCGGCCGCGATGCGGTCCTGATTGCGTGCGACAGCGCCGACCGTATCGCTTCCCCCGAACTGCTCGCGCAGCCAGTCGAGCTGTTCGCGTTTGTCCGTCGGGTCCGGCCGCGAGTCGAGCTCGCGCCACTGCTCGCGCCGGCGGTCCGTCCAGAGGTCGACCTCGGTCTCGACGCC
This portion of the Halosegnis longus genome encodes:
- a CDS encoding tRNA-binding protein, which gives rise to MDSPLANEVVVGKIESAEVFETARKPKLAKLDIDLGDERAQSAAQLLYHHDIDDLPGTRVLCVTDLGTVNIAGYTSEVLTVGVPGEDGNPVLVTPSKDVPLGGELY
- a CDS encoding isoaspartyl peptidase/L-asparaginase, which gives rise to MNIIVHGGAGSPPEEPPERQAVIDEAAEAGVATDSVTDAVCAAVAVLESDPRFNAGVGGTVQSDGIIRTDAGLMTDDRAVGAVSSMPGVEHAVDAARVVKEETPHILVSGVHAVDLADEFGVETEVDLWTDRRREQWRELDSRPDPTDKREQLDWLREQFGGSDTVGAVARNQDRIAAATSTGGRWLALAGRVGDVPQVGAGFYATRAGGASATGAGEDIARVTLARRAVDHLEMGRTASDAADLAMEEFADLTGSTAGIIVADNKGEIGEAFNSEAMQTAVAEE
- the radB gene encoding DNA repair and recombination protein RadB; protein product: MSEPIPTGCASIDDLLGGGFERGAVTQVYGPPAAGKTNLALAAATEVAAGGAKSLYIDTEGVSVDRFEQLAAAHARDGQTLEDIAGRVIISDALDFQEQEEAVRDAEAFADQVDLIVLDSATGFYRLERDSDDGGETLRTVARQITHLLSLARKHDIAVVATNQVFTDPDSDSDRVKPLGGNTLTHWSGVVLRVERFRGGIRRATLEKHRSKPAGETARFRITGDGLEAVEE
- a CDS encoding pyridoxamine 5'-phosphate oxidase family protein — protein: MALDTDAAELVTDTAYVAHVATTTADEPRVSPVWYAYDPDREVIEFLGKGQKVADIRENPKVALSVRNPEERWHVSIRGTATVSEDVAEINDAARRIFPEYLDGDDPEAWGVAGEKLTFDPDDVLVRVDVGTLTARDSR